A single genomic interval of Burkholderia cepacia ATCC 25416 harbors:
- a CDS encoding c-type cytochrome, with product MNRLCKSLMVLQVAAGFVGFVAEANAAEAAKPDLDRGKAIAGQVCASCHGADGNSASGSFPKLAGQHPEYLVKQLNDFKTQPGAKGPVRTNAVMVGFASALSADDMRNVAAYYGSQTTKLGTARDAATVPIGQKIYRGGIAEKGVPACASCHGPTGQGLPVQYPRLSGQWADYTVAQLTAFQQGAGARNNNEAMHQIATRLSDNEIKAVADYIAGLR from the coding sequence ATGAATCGACTGTGCAAGTCTCTGATGGTGCTTCAGGTTGCAGCAGGGTTCGTAGGTTTCGTAGCAGAGGCAAACGCGGCGGAGGCAGCAAAGCCGGATCTCGACCGCGGCAAGGCGATTGCCGGGCAGGTGTGCGCATCGTGTCACGGTGCCGATGGCAATAGCGCGTCGGGCAGTTTCCCGAAGCTTGCCGGCCAGCATCCCGAATATCTGGTCAAGCAGTTGAACGACTTCAAGACGCAGCCGGGCGCGAAGGGGCCGGTGCGGACCAACGCAGTGATGGTCGGATTCGCGAGCGCGCTGAGCGCGGACGACATGCGCAACGTCGCCGCGTACTACGGGTCGCAGACGACGAAGCTCGGCACCGCACGCGATGCGGCGACCGTGCCGATCGGCCAGAAGATCTATCGCGGCGGCATCGCGGAGAAGGGCGTACCCGCCTGCGCGAGCTGCCACGGGCCGACAGGGCAGGGTCTCCCGGTCCAGTACCCGCGTCTGTCTGGACAGTGGGCCGATTACACGGTCGCGCAGTTGACCGCGTTCCAGCAGGGTGCCGGCGCACGCAACAACAACGAGGCGATGCATCAGATCGCGACGCGGCTGTCGGACAACGAGATCAAGGCCGTCGCGGATTACATCGCGGGCCTGCGTTGA
- the yihA gene encoding ribosome biogenesis GTP-binding protein YihA/YsxC, with protein sequence MAFLLHQARFYTTVNHLRDLPPTVQPEIAFAGRSNAGKSTAINVLCNQKRLAFASKTPGRTQHINYFSVGPAAEPVANLVDLPGYGYAEVPGAAKAHWEMLLSSYLATRSQLCGLILMMDSRRPLTDLDRRMIEWFVPTGKPIHTLLTKCDKLTRQESINALRTTQKGLDAYRDQGVQGKLTVQLFSAMKRTGLDEAHELIESWVRPSAADEKSEPVAQ encoded by the coding sequence ATGGCCTTTCTGCTCCATCAAGCCCGCTTCTACACGACCGTCAACCATCTGCGCGACCTGCCGCCGACGGTCCAGCCGGAAATCGCGTTCGCGGGCCGCTCGAATGCCGGCAAGTCGACGGCGATCAACGTGCTGTGCAACCAGAAGCGGCTGGCCTTCGCGTCGAAGACCCCTGGCCGCACGCAGCATATCAACTACTTCTCCGTCGGCCCGGCCGCCGAGCCCGTCGCGAATCTCGTCGACCTGCCCGGCTACGGCTACGCGGAAGTGCCCGGCGCCGCCAAGGCCCACTGGGAAATGCTGCTGTCGTCCTACCTGGCAACCCGCTCGCAGCTTTGCGGCCTGATTCTGATGATGGATTCGCGCCGCCCGCTGACCGACCTCGATCGCCGCATGATCGAGTGGTTCGTACCGACGGGCAAGCCGATCCACACGCTGCTGACGAAGTGCGACAAATTGACGCGGCAAGAAAGCATCAATGCGCTGCGGACCACGCAAAAGGGGCTCGATGCGTATCGTGACCAGGGCGTCCAGGGCAAGCTGACGGTCCAGCTGTTTTCCGCGATGAAGCGCACGGGCCTCGACGAGGCGCACGAACTGATCGAGAGCTGGGTGCGGCCGTCCGCCGCCGACGAAAAAAGCGAGCCTGTAGCACAATGA
- the dsbD gene encoding protein-disulfide reductase DsbD — protein sequence MFNGMALSVRVRALRFLAVLLSFMLVLGGGLSVARAADDFLDPSVAFKFSASESPGQVDVRFKVANGYYLYRERFAFAVKSGQATLGEPQFPAGHVKFDQTFQKNVETYRDEVVVHVPVKQASGPFELAVTSQGCADEGICYPPAEHVVKVDGAALGAASSSGDAAAEGSWFDKVTSADFAQSLLEGHGFFTIVALYFVAGVVLSLLPCSYPMIPIVSAIIIGQGTRATHARGFALSLTYVVGMALVYTVLGIAAALVGQSLGAWLQNPWVLGAFGVLLTAFAVSLISGKDIALPARWQNGAAEVSSARQGGHFVAVAAMGALSALVVGACMTAPLFAVLAFIAHTGNALLGGAALFAMGLGLGVPLLVVGVGAGTVLPRAGAWMDGVKVFFGIVLLAAALWIVWPVLAGGLKMVLAALWLLIAAAALGLFTPHAGAASIWRRLGRGLGAALAIWAATLLVGLAAGSNDPVKPLAVLAARTVASGDVSAAGPAAGQPAFASVRSSGELDALLKTSGQPVMLDFYADWCVSCKEMEHLTFTDSRVQARLAQLHLVRADVTANNPDDQALLKRFNLFGPPGIIFFDRNGNEIGRVVGYQAAETFLRSLDRAAVPTV from the coding sequence ATGTTTAACGGTATGGCGCTTTCCGTGCGCGTGCGCGCGCTGCGGTTCCTCGCAGTCCTGTTGTCGTTCATGCTCGTGCTGGGCGGCGGCCTGTCGGTCGCGCGTGCGGCCGACGATTTCCTCGATCCGTCGGTGGCGTTCAAGTTCAGCGCGAGCGAATCGCCGGGGCAGGTGGACGTCCGCTTCAAGGTCGCCAACGGCTATTACCTGTACCGCGAGCGGTTCGCGTTCGCGGTGAAGAGCGGGCAGGCGACGCTCGGCGAGCCGCAGTTCCCCGCCGGCCATGTGAAGTTCGACCAGACGTTCCAGAAGAACGTCGAGACCTACCGTGACGAAGTCGTCGTTCACGTGCCCGTCAAGCAGGCGTCGGGGCCGTTCGAGCTCGCGGTGACGTCGCAGGGCTGCGCCGACGAAGGGATCTGCTATCCGCCCGCCGAGCACGTCGTGAAGGTCGACGGCGCCGCACTGGGTGCGGCCTCGTCTTCCGGCGATGCGGCAGCCGAGGGCAGTTGGTTCGACAAGGTCACGAGCGCCGATTTCGCGCAGTCGCTGCTCGAGGGGCATGGCTTCTTCACGATCGTCGCGCTGTATTTCGTCGCGGGCGTCGTGCTGAGCCTCCTGCCGTGTTCGTACCCGATGATCCCGATCGTGTCGGCGATCATCATCGGCCAGGGCACGCGCGCGACGCATGCGCGCGGCTTTGCGCTGTCGCTGACGTACGTGGTCGGCATGGCGCTCGTCTATACGGTGCTGGGCATCGCCGCGGCGCTGGTCGGCCAGAGCCTCGGCGCGTGGCTGCAGAACCCGTGGGTGCTCGGCGCGTTCGGCGTGCTGCTCACCGCGTTCGCGGTTTCGCTGATTTCGGGCAAGGACATCGCGCTGCCCGCGCGCTGGCAGAACGGTGCAGCCGAAGTGTCGAGTGCGCGACAGGGCGGTCACTTCGTTGCGGTTGCCGCGATGGGCGCGTTGTCGGCGCTGGTGGTCGGCGCATGCATGACGGCGCCGCTGTTCGCGGTGCTCGCTTTCATCGCACACACGGGCAATGCGCTGCTCGGCGGTGCCGCTCTGTTCGCGATGGGGCTGGGGCTCGGCGTGCCGTTGCTCGTGGTCGGCGTCGGTGCCGGTACGGTGCTGCCCCGCGCAGGTGCATGGATGGACGGCGTGAAGGTGTTCTTCGGCATCGTGCTGCTCGCGGCCGCGCTGTGGATCGTGTGGCCGGTGCTTGCCGGCGGCCTGAAGATGGTGCTCGCTGCGTTGTGGCTACTCATCGCTGCCGCGGCGCTCGGCCTGTTCACGCCGCATGCCGGCGCCGCGTCGATCTGGCGCCGCCTCGGCCGTGGCCTCGGCGCCGCGCTCGCGATCTGGGCGGCGACGCTGCTCGTCGGTCTTGCGGCGGGCTCCAACGACCCCGTGAAACCGCTGGCTGTCCTTGCTGCGCGCACGGTCGCGTCGGGCGATGTGTCGGCAGCCGGTCCGGCTGCCGGGCAGCCGGCGTTCGCTTCGGTGCGCTCCAGCGGCGAACTCGACGCGCTGCTGAAGACGTCGGGCCAGCCCGTAATGCTCGACTTCTACGCCGACTGGTGCGTGAGCTGCAAGGAGATGGAGCATCTGACGTTCACTGATTCACGCGTGCAGGCGCGGCTCGCGCAGCTTCACCTGGTACGTGCGGACGTCACCGCGAACAACCCGGACGATCAGGCGCTGCTCAAGCGCTTCAACCTGTTCGGGCCGCCCGGCATCATCTTCTTCGATCGCAATGGCAACGAAATCGGCCGTGTGGTCGGCTATCAGGCAGCCGAGACGTTTCTGCGCAGTCTCGATCGCGCGGCGGTACCAACGGTGTAG
- the cutA gene encoding divalent-cation tolerance protein CutA, which translates to MIVVLMLTTVPDAATAEALSAGALDARLAACVSELGAIRSRYHWQGKVETADEIQLLFKTSPVRALELERFILAHHPYETPEIVSWQATASAAYGQWVTSETQRLFHV; encoded by the coding sequence ATGATAGTGGTGCTGATGCTGACGACGGTGCCCGATGCCGCGACCGCCGAGGCGCTTTCCGCCGGTGCGCTCGATGCGCGGCTTGCCGCGTGTGTGTCGGAGCTCGGTGCGATCAGGTCGCGCTATCACTGGCAGGGCAAGGTCGAAACGGCCGACGAGATCCAGTTGCTGTTCAAGACGAGTCCCGTGCGGGCGCTCGAACTGGAGCGATTTATTCTCGCGCATCATCCATACGAGACACCTGAAATCGTCTCGTGGCAGGCGACGGCCTCGGCCGCTTACGGCCAGTGGGTGACCAGCGAAACTCAACGTCTATTTCATGTTTAA
- the hemB gene encoding porphobilinogen synthase, whose amino-acid sequence MSFHPLHRPRRMRRDDFSRRLMRENRLTTDDLIYPVFVVEGTNERQPVPSMPGVERVSVDLLMHVAEQCVELGVPVLSLFPAIEPSVKTPDGREAANPEGLIPRAVRELKKRFPELGVLTDVALDPYTSHGQDGVLDENGYVINDDTIEILIDQARAQAEAGVDIVAPSDMMDGRIGAIREMLESDGHIHTRIMAYSAKFASAFYGPFRDAVGSASNLGKGNKMTYQMDPANSDEALREVRLDIDEGADMVMVKPGMPYLDIVRRLKDEFRFPTYVYQVSGEYAMLKAAAMNGWLDHDKVVLESLLAFKRAGADGVLTYFALDAARLLKAQR is encoded by the coding sequence ATGAGCTTTCATCCGCTTCATCGTCCGCGCCGGATGCGCCGCGACGACTTCTCCCGGCGCCTGATGCGCGAAAACCGCCTGACCACCGACGACCTGATCTATCCGGTATTCGTCGTCGAAGGCACCAACGAACGGCAGCCGGTGCCGTCGATGCCCGGCGTCGAACGCGTGTCCGTCGATCTGCTGATGCATGTCGCCGAGCAATGCGTCGAACTCGGCGTGCCTGTGCTGTCGCTGTTCCCGGCCATCGAACCCTCGGTGAAAACGCCTGACGGCCGCGAGGCAGCCAACCCGGAAGGCCTGATCCCGCGCGCGGTGCGCGAGCTGAAGAAGCGCTTTCCCGAACTCGGCGTGCTGACCGACGTCGCACTCGATCCGTACACGAGCCACGGCCAGGACGGCGTGCTCGACGAGAACGGCTACGTGATCAACGACGACACGATCGAGATCCTGATCGATCAGGCGCGCGCACAGGCGGAAGCCGGTGTCGACATCGTCGCGCCGTCGGACATGATGGACGGCCGCATCGGCGCAATCCGCGAGATGCTGGAAAGCGACGGCCATATCCATACGCGCATCATGGCCTATTCGGCCAAGTTCGCATCAGCGTTCTATGGCCCGTTCCGCGACGCGGTCGGCTCGGCGTCCAACCTGGGCAAGGGCAACAAGATGACCTACCAGATGGACCCGGCGAACAGCGACGAAGCGTTGCGCGAAGTGCGCCTCGACATCGACGAAGGCGCCGACATGGTGATGGTCAAGCCCGGCATGCCGTACCTCGACATCGTGCGCCGGTTGAAGGACGAGTTCCGCTTCCCGACCTACGTGTACCAGGTGAGCGGCGAATACGCGATGCTGAAGGCCGCCGCAATGAACGGCTGGCTCGACCACGACAAGGTCGTGCTCGAATCGCTGCTCGCGTTCAAGCGTGCGGGCGCCGACGGCGTGCTCACGTACTTCGCACTCGACGCCGCGCGCCTCCTGAAAGCGCAGCGCTGA
- a CDS encoding DNA-directed RNA polymerase subunit alpha yields the protein MQTSLLKPKIIAVESLGENHARVVMEPFERGYGHTLGNALRRVLLSSMVGYAPTEVTIAGVVHEYSTLDGVQEDVVNLLLNLKGVVFKLHNRDEVTVTLRKEGEGVVTAGDIELAHDCEVINPNHVIAHLSKGGKLDVQIKIEKGRGYVPGNVRRYGEDTAKIIGRIVLDASFSPVRRVSYAVESARVEQRTDLDKLVMNIETSGVITPEEAIRQSARILVDQLSVFAALEGTETAAEAPSRAPQIDPILLRPVDDLELTVRSANCLKAENIYYIGDLIQRTENELLKTPNLGRKSLNEIKEVLASRGLTLGMKLENWPPAGLDK from the coding sequence ATGCAAACCAGTTTGCTGAAACCCAAGATCATCGCCGTGGAATCGCTGGGCGAGAACCACGCGAGGGTGGTCATGGAACCGTTCGAACGCGGTTACGGCCATACCTTGGGCAATGCGCTTCGCCGCGTGCTGCTGTCGTCGATGGTTGGCTACGCGCCGACCGAAGTGACGATCGCGGGCGTGGTGCACGAGTACTCGACGCTGGATGGCGTGCAGGAAGACGTCGTCAACCTGCTGCTGAACCTGAAGGGCGTGGTGTTCAAGCTGCATAACCGTGACGAAGTGACGGTTACGCTGCGCAAGGAAGGTGAAGGCGTTGTCACGGCCGGCGATATCGAGCTGGCTCACGACTGCGAAGTCATCAACCCGAATCACGTGATTGCGCACCTGTCGAAGGGTGGCAAGCTCGACGTTCAGATCAAGATCGAAAAGGGTCGTGGCTATGTGCCCGGCAACGTCCGTCGCTACGGCGAAGACACGGCCAAGATCATCGGCCGCATCGTCCTCGACGCATCGTTCTCGCCGGTTCGCCGCGTGAGCTATGCGGTCGAAAGCGCACGTGTCGAGCAGCGTACCGACCTCGACAAGCTCGTGATGAACATCGAAACGAGCGGTGTGATCACGCCGGAAGAAGCGATCCGTCAATCGGCCCGCATCCTGGTCGACCAGCTGTCCGTGTTCGCGGCGCTGGAAGGCACGGAAACGGCAGCCGAAGCGCCGTCGCGTGCACCGCAGATCGATCCGATCCTGCTGCGTCCGGTGGACGATCTCGAGCTGACGGTTCGTTCGGCGAACTGCCTGAAGGCCGAGAACATCTACTACATCGGCGATCTCATCCAGCGCACGGAAAACGAGCTGCTGAAGACGCCGAACCTCGGTCGCAAGTCGCTCAACGAGATCAAGGAAGTGCTCGCTTCGCGCGGTCTCACGCTGGGCATGAAGCTCGAAAACTGGCCGCCGGCTGGTCTCGACAAGTAA
- a CDS encoding cytochrome c biogenesis protein ResB has protein sequence MSVTTSGLQSKSSQGASKRAVELLSSMRFAIALLVVLSIASIIGTVLTQDDPYPNYVNQFGPFWADIFRSLGLYNVYSAWWFMLILIFLVVSISLCVIRNAPKMLADAKSWKDKVREGSLRAFHHKAEYTASGTRATVTATLATFVTKAGYKHVVRENDGATLISAKRGAMTKWGYISAHLAIVVICIGGLLDSNLPIKFQMWMFGKSPVNTSATISEISPDHRLSASNPTFRGYAWVPEGQFVSTAILNQPSGSLIQDLPFSIQLNKFIVDYYTTGMPKLFASDIVVIDRETGRKIPARVEVNKPFTYKGVSIYQSSFQDGGSQMQMTAYPMTGGNAKTFPVQGTIGSSAPLQMPGADGDTIEFADFRAINVENMADANGKPDVRGVATTSSLKEVFDERLGSGAKTSKPTQLHNIGPSVQYKIRGKDGQAREFNNYMLPVDMNGERVFLAGVRTSPNDPFRYMRIPADSQDSIGEWMHLRAALEDPSVRAEAAARFAQRSLPGTDASLRGRLQDSALKVLTLFAANDDSVGRGADGQPIGGFQAVATFIDRSVPKAEQEKAASLLLRMLEGSMWEVWQIARERAGEPAAQQGTDTIRFVQNAINALSDSFLYGSPVYLQLDSFKQVQASVFQLTRAPGKNLVYLGSLLLVAGIFSMFYVRERRLWFWLKDAGSGVDVVMAMSTARKTFDFEKEYVQTRDAAGAALHAAPRDAAPAGAASTARSPAGGGSDSENSTR, from the coding sequence ATGAGCGTTACCACGTCGGGGTTGCAGTCGAAGTCGAGTCAGGGTGCGTCGAAGCGCGCGGTCGAGCTGCTGAGCTCGATGCGCTTCGCGATTGCGTTGCTGGTGGTGCTGTCGATCGCGAGCATCATTGGCACGGTCCTGACCCAGGACGATCCGTATCCGAATTACGTGAACCAGTTCGGGCCGTTCTGGGCGGACATCTTCCGCTCGCTCGGCCTGTACAACGTCTACAGCGCGTGGTGGTTCATGCTGATCCTGATCTTCCTCGTCGTGTCGATCTCGCTGTGCGTGATCCGCAACGCGCCGAAGATGCTCGCCGATGCAAAGAGCTGGAAGGACAAGGTTCGCGAAGGCAGCCTGCGGGCTTTCCACCACAAGGCCGAGTACACGGCTTCCGGCACGCGCGCGACCGTCACGGCAACGCTCGCCACTTTCGTCACCAAGGCCGGCTACAAGCACGTCGTGCGTGAAAACGACGGCGCGACGCTGATCTCCGCGAAGCGCGGCGCGATGACCAAGTGGGGCTATATCTCCGCGCACCTCGCGATCGTCGTGATCTGTATCGGCGGCCTGCTCGACAGCAACCTGCCGATCAAATTCCAGATGTGGATGTTCGGCAAGAGCCCGGTCAACACGAGCGCGACGATCAGCGAGATCTCGCCCGACCATCGCCTGTCCGCGTCGAACCCGACGTTCCGCGGCTACGCGTGGGTGCCCGAGGGCCAGTTCGTGTCGACCGCGATCCTGAACCAGCCGAGCGGCTCGCTGATCCAGGACCTGCCGTTCTCGATCCAGCTCAACAAGTTCATCGTCGACTACTACACGACGGGCATGCCGAAACTGTTCGCGAGCGACATCGTCGTGATCGATCGCGAGACCGGCCGGAAAATTCCGGCGCGCGTCGAGGTCAACAAGCCGTTCACGTACAAGGGCGTGTCGATCTACCAGTCGAGCTTCCAGGACGGCGGCTCGCAGATGCAGATGACGGCCTATCCGATGACGGGCGGCAACGCGAAGACCTTCCCCGTGCAGGGCACGATCGGCAGTTCGGCGCCGCTGCAGATGCCGGGCGCCGACGGCGACACGATCGAGTTCGCCGATTTCCGCGCGATCAACGTCGAGAACATGGCCGACGCGAACGGCAAGCCGGACGTGCGTGGTGTGGCGACGACGAGCTCGCTGAAGGAAGTATTCGACGAACGGCTCGGCTCCGGCGCGAAGACGTCGAAGCCGACGCAGCTCCACAACATCGGCCCGTCCGTGCAGTACAAGATCCGCGGCAAGGACGGCCAGGCGCGCGAATTCAACAACTACATGCTGCCCGTCGACATGAACGGCGAGCGCGTGTTCCTCGCCGGCGTGCGCACGAGCCCGAACGACCCGTTCCGCTACATGCGGATTCCGGCCGACAGCCAGGATTCGATCGGCGAATGGATGCACCTGCGCGCCGCGCTCGAGGATCCTTCCGTGCGCGCCGAAGCCGCCGCGCGCTTCGCGCAGCGTTCGCTGCCGGGCACCGACGCATCGTTGCGCGGCCGCCTGCAGGACAGCGCGCTGAAGGTGCTGACCCTGTTTGCGGCGAACGATGACAGCGTCGGTCGCGGCGCCGACGGCCAGCCGATCGGCGGCTTCCAGGCCGTGGCGACGTTCATCGACCGCTCGGTGCCCAAGGCCGAGCAGGAGAAGGCCGCGAGCCTGCTGCTGCGGATGCTCGAAGGCTCGATGTGGGAGGTCTGGCAGATCGCGCGCGAGCGTGCGGGGGAGCCGGCGGCGCAGCAGGGCACCGACACGATCCGTTTCGTACAGAACGCGATCAACGCGCTATCCGACAGCTTTTTGTATGGATCGCCGGTCTATTTGCAGCTTGACTCATTCAAGCAGGTGCAAGCTTCGGTATTTCAGTTGACGCGCGCACCCGGCAAGAATCTGGTGTATCTTGGCAGCCTGCTGCTGGTCGCCGGCATCTTCTCGATGTTCTACGTGCGCGAGCGGCGCCTCTGGTTCTGGCTGAAGGACGCCGGTTCGGGCGTCGATGTGGTGATGGCAATGTCCACGGCCCGCAAGACCTTCGATTTCGAGAAAGAATACGTGCAGACGCGCGACGCGGCCGGTGCCGCCTTGCACGCCGCACCTCGCGATGCCGCACCGGCCGGTGCGGCATCGACGGCCCGTTCGCCTGCCGGCGGCGGTTCCGATTCCGAGAATTCCACCCGGTAA
- the ccsB gene encoding c-type cytochrome biogenesis protein CcsB, giving the protein MDLTQVSSSHRASAQAPVTAPLFDDRPFLARLSLLDWLFALALVVGAGYALVHYNAHMDYYDKAVMIGTVPALVALGWRWKPARLMMASIAVLALLSIQIYQGDLARADSAFLLKYFLSSQSAILWMSALFVLATIFYWIGLLARSESGSAIGQKLTWVAVLMGFTGLMVRWYESYLIGADVGHIPVSNLYEVFVLFSLITALLYLYYEGHYGTRSLGAFVLLVISAAVGFLMWYSVARDAQQIQPLVPALQSWWMKIHVPANFIGYGSFALSAMVSVAYLMKERGVLADRLPTLDVLDDVMYKSIAVGFAFFTIATILGALWAAEAWGGYWSWDPKETWALIVWLNYAAWLHMRLMKGLRGTVAAWWALTGLLVTTFAFLGVNMFLSGLHSYGKL; this is encoded by the coding sequence ATGGATCTCACGCAAGTTTCCTCTTCCCATCGGGCGTCGGCCCAGGCGCCGGTCACGGCACCGCTGTTCGACGATCGTCCGTTCCTCGCGCGCCTGTCGTTGCTCGACTGGCTGTTCGCACTGGCGCTCGTGGTGGGCGCGGGCTATGCGCTCGTGCACTACAACGCGCACATGGATTACTACGACAAGGCGGTGATGATCGGCACCGTGCCGGCGCTCGTCGCGCTCGGCTGGCGCTGGAAGCCCGCGCGGCTGATGATGGCGTCGATCGCCGTGCTGGCGCTGCTGTCGATCCAGATCTACCAGGGCGATCTCGCGCGCGCCGATTCGGCGTTCCTCCTCAAGTACTTCCTGTCGAGCCAGTCGGCAATCCTGTGGATGAGCGCGCTGTTCGTGCTCGCGACGATCTTCTACTGGATCGGCCTGCTCGCGCGCTCGGAATCGGGCTCCGCGATCGGCCAGAAGCTCACGTGGGTCGCCGTGCTGATGGGCTTCACCGGCCTGATGGTGCGCTGGTACGAGTCCTACCTGATCGGTGCGGATGTCGGGCACATTCCGGTGTCGAACCTCTATGAAGTGTTCGTGCTGTTCAGCCTGATCACCGCGCTGCTCTATCTCTATTACGAAGGCCACTACGGGACGCGTTCGCTCGGCGCGTTCGTGCTGCTGGTGATCAGCGCGGCGGTCGGCTTCCTGATGTGGTACTCGGTCGCACGCGATGCGCAGCAGATCCAGCCGCTCGTGCCGGCGCTGCAGAGCTGGTGGATGAAGATCCACGTGCCGGCGAACTTCATCGGCTACGGCAGCTTCGCATTGTCGGCGATGGTGTCGGTCGCGTACCTGATGAAGGAGCGCGGCGTGCTCGCGGATCGCCTGCCGACGCTCGACGTGCTCGACGACGTGATGTACAAGTCGATCGCGGTCGGTTTCGCGTTCTTCACGATCGCGACGATCCTCGGCGCGCTGTGGGCGGCCGAGGCATGGGGCGGCTACTGGAGCTGGGACCCGAAGGAAACCTGGGCGCTGATCGTGTGGCTCAACTATGCGGCGTGGCTGCACATGCGCCTGATGAAGGGCCTGCGCGGTACGGTGGCCGCGTGGTGGGCGCTGACGGGCCTGCTCGTGACGACCTTCGCGTTCCTCGGCGTCAACATGTTCCTGTCCGGGCTGCACAGCTACGGCAAGCTGTAA
- the msrP gene encoding protein-methionine-sulfoxide reductase catalytic subunit MsrP yields the protein MWIKRPLLNVLTGGDIAPGEITPRAVFENRRRVLQAAGLAAAGGLLGGSGAAFAAYASPDARAAKLAAKTNPKFVAADKVTPFKDITSYNNFYEFGTDKSDPAQNAGTLRPRPWRVSVEGEVLHPKVFDLDELLKLAPLEERVYRLRCVEGWSMVIPWIGVPLSELIKRVQPTGNAKYVQFITLADPSQMPGLSTPVLDWPYSEGLRMDEAMNPLTLLTMGVYGQVLPNQNGAPVRIVVPWKYGFKSAKSLVKIRFVDKQPKTSWNTYASNEYGFYSNVNPNVDHPRWSQATERRIGEDGFFTPKRKTLMFNGYGDLVASMYQGMDLKKNF from the coding sequence ATGTGGATCAAACGCCCTTTGCTGAACGTACTGACCGGTGGCGATATCGCGCCCGGCGAAATCACGCCGCGTGCGGTCTTCGAGAACCGGCGGCGCGTATTGCAGGCGGCCGGCCTCGCGGCGGCGGGCGGGCTGCTCGGCGGTAGCGGCGCGGCATTTGCCGCCTATGCGTCGCCCGACGCGCGGGCAGCGAAGCTCGCGGCGAAAACGAACCCGAAGTTCGTCGCGGCCGACAAGGTGACGCCGTTCAAGGACATCACGTCCTACAACAACTTCTACGAATTCGGCACCGACAAGAGCGACCCCGCGCAGAATGCGGGCACGCTGCGGCCGCGCCCGTGGCGCGTGAGCGTCGAGGGCGAGGTGCTGCATCCGAAGGTGTTCGATCTCGACGAGCTGCTGAAGCTCGCGCCGCTCGAAGAGCGCGTGTACCGGTTGCGCTGCGTCGAGGGATGGTCGATGGTGATCCCGTGGATCGGCGTGCCGCTGTCCGAGCTGATCAAGCGGGTGCAGCCGACCGGCAATGCGAAATACGTACAGTTCATCACGCTGGCCGACCCGTCGCAGATGCCCGGCCTGTCGACACCCGTGCTCGACTGGCCGTACTCGGAAGGGCTGCGGATGGACGAGGCGATGAATCCGCTGACGCTGCTGACGATGGGCGTCTACGGGCAGGTGCTGCCGAACCAGAACGGCGCGCCGGTGCGTATCGTCGTGCCGTGGAAGTACGGCTTCAAGAGCGCGAAGTCGCTCGTGAAGATTCGCTTCGTCGACAAGCAGCCGAAGACGAGCTGGAACACGTATGCGTCGAACGAGTACGGCTTTTATTCGAACGTGAACCCGAACGTCGATCATCCGCGCTGGAGCCAGGCGACCGAGCGGCGCATCGGCGAGGACGGCTTTTTCACGCCGAAGCGCAAGACGCTGATGTTCAACGGCTACGGCGACCTGGTCGCGTCGATGTATCAGGGCATGGACCTGAAGAAGAATTTCTGA
- the rplQ gene encoding 50S ribosomal protein L17 — protein MRHRHGLRKLNRTSSHRLAMLRNMSNSLIEHEVIKTTLPKAKELRKVVEPLITLGKKPSLANRRLAFNRLRDRDSVAKLFDVLGPRFANRPGGYLRVLKFGFRVGDNAPMALVELLDRPEVDETETVQEAE, from the coding sequence ATGCGCCATCGTCATGGTCTGCGGAAACTGAACCGCACGAGCAGCCACCGTCTGGCTATGCTCCGTAACATGTCCAACTCGCTGATCGAGCACGAAGTCATCAAGACGACGCTGCCGAAGGCGAAGGAACTCCGTAAAGTCGTCGAGCCGCTGATCACGCTCGGCAAGAAGCCGTCGCTGGCGAACCGTCGCCTGGCGTTCAACCGCCTGCGCGATCGTGACTCGGTGGCGAAGCTGTTCGACGTGCTCGGTCCGCGTTTCGCGAACCGTCCGGGCGGCTACCTGCGCGTGCTGAAGTTCGGCTTCCGCGTGGGCGACAACGCACCGATGGCACTGGTCGAGCTGCTCGATCGTCCGGAAGTCGACGAAACGGAAACCGTGCAAGAAGCTGAATAA